The genomic segment ACTTACTGAGTTTCTTTGCTTTCTTAATCAACAACTTTTCTGTTTTCTTATCCATTTTTCCTCCTAATAGTGACAATCGCATTATAGTTATATACTACGCAAAGTATTTTATATAAAGTTTTATTGCATCAATATAAAGTATATAGAGTTATTTCTGTGTCCGCAATTGAAAGCCTCTAAAGTGAAGTACTAAAAGACTCATTAGCTCGATTCAGTAAAGTAAATACTACCAAATAAATTGCATCAGCTATTGAAATGGGAGCAACAGGTGTTTTTACCGATTACATTAAGGAAACAAGATAATTCGCAAAAAATACAGCAGACTATCAATTAATGATAGCCTGCTGTATTTTTTATTGATTATTCTTCTAAATAAGAAATATCTTTTTGGATTGGGACTTTTGTACCGTCAAATTGTTCCTCAATATACTCTTGGACTTCTTCGCTATGGTAGAGTTCTCCCAATTTCAGGATGTCTTTATTAGTTGCATTTTCATTTTGGGTAACTAGAATATTAACGTTAGCTTTTGTTTCATCATTGATCTCTTCATGGAAAATTGAATCTTCTAAGACATTCAACCCTCCTTCCAATGCAATTGTATTTCCTATTAAGACTAGGTCAACATCTTGCATCACTCGTGGACCAGTGGTATCGTCAATTTCAACAAATGTTAGATTTTTAGGATTATTAATAATATCACTTGTTGTTCCCAATGTATCAAAATCATCCGACAATGTAATCAACCCTGCTGCTTCGAGCAATAATAAGCCTCTTGAAGCATTAGATGGATTATCAGCAATCGCTACAACCGAACCCTCAGTCACATCTTCAATAGAATCAACTTTATCCGAATAAATTCCCATTGGTTCTAAATAAGTTGTTGCAAAAGCCGTTAAATCTGATCCACTCTCTTCATTAAAAGATTCTAAGTACGCCCATGATTGAAAGGCATTAACATCCACTTCACCTTCGACTGTTGCGGTGTTCAATTGAGGACCGCCAATTACTTCCTCAACTTCTAATGTGATTCCTGCTTCTTTTGCAACATCAGATTGAGCAATGAATTCCCAAATCTGAAAGTCTGCCGCTTGGGATCCAACAACTATTGGTTGTGATTCATTTGAACCATCCTTTTTTGAAGAAGCGTTTTCCGAAGCACCTTCAGTTGAACTACAAGCACCCAATACGAGAGTTGTTGTGATTAAAATGAATGAAAGAATACTTTGTCTTTTTTTCATACCTAACCGCCTCTTTTTTTATTTTAATGCATGGTCATGCCGCCAGTAACATTGATCGCTTGTCCTGTCATGTATGTAGCTAAAGGACTCGCTAGAAATAAAACTACATTCGCAACTTCTGCTGCTTCTGCTGTTCTGCCAAGCGGAATCTGCAAGCAATCTTCAGCATAGATTTCTTCAGGTGTCATGCTTCTGATGAGCCCGCCTTCTACTCTTTCACGATGTTTCATGTCTGTTTCGACGATTCCAGGACAAACAGCATTGACCAAGATATTGTCCTTTGCCAGTTCTTTTGCCATCGTTTTAGTAAGTCCCAAAACTGCATGTTTAGACGCTGTGTAGGTTCCTAGTGCAGTATAGCCATTTTTCCCAGCTTGTGAAGCAATCTGAATGATACGACCGCCATTTCCAACTTTTTGCATAAGCTTTCCTACATTTTTTGAAGTCAAAAAAGTTCCTTTTGCATTTACATCCATGACTTTGTCCCAGTCTGGGACTTGACTGTCTACCACTAGATCCATCGTTGAAATACCTGCACTGTTAACTAAAATATCAATTTCTCCAAATGTCTCTAGCGTACTTTTCAACCAAACATTAACCGATTCTTCTGAAGCAACATTCAATTTTGAAACGGCAAACCGGTCTGTTTCCAATTTAAAGCCTTTTTCATAATTTAAATCTCCAGAAACTACAATTGCACCTGCTTCCAAAAAAAGGTCTACAATTGCTTTTCCTATCCCACTTTTTCCGCCTGTAACCAGAGCTACTTTGCCAGTTAAATCAATTCCAATCATTAGTACTTACCTCCTAAGAATAGACGTTAGGCAAATGTACGTTCAAACGGGTCTCTACTGAGGCCTTTTTCCAGTACATTTTTTGCATATTCTTTCGCCGAAAATAAAGAATGGTCTTTATAATTCCCACAAGAAATTTGAGATACAGCTGGAACTTCTTCTGTGTCTAAAATACGCTGTAACGTTTTTTCTAAAGCTTCTACTACAACCTCAGGTGAATCTTCCTCCCATTTAATGAGATAAAAACCGGTACGGCAACCCATAGGAGAAATATCAATAATCCCATCCAGTTCATCCCGTAAATAAGTTGCCAGCAGATGTTCTAATGTGTGCAAAGCTCCTGTAGGTAACGCATCTTGATTTGGCTGTAAAAAACGCAAGTCGTATTTTTGTACAGTACTTCCTTTATCGTTCTTTTCTACTCCTGCCACACGTAAATACGGCGCTTTCACCAAGTTATGATCTAATTCAAAACTTTCTACTTTTGCCATGCTGCATTCCTCCTAAAATAGTCTTTTATTATTTTTAACTCTGTCCTTGATTTAGTTTCCCCAAACTTCTTGAGAAACTTCTAATACCAATTTCAATTTATTCCATTGTTCTTCTTCAGTTAAATGATTTCCTTCTTCCGTTGAAGCAAACCCGCATTGTGTACTTAAACAAAGTTGCTCTAAAGGAACATATTTGGAAGCTTCTTGGATCCGTGCTTTGATGTCTTCTTTCGCTTCCAAATCACCTGTTTTAGAAGTAATAAGTCCTAGCACAATTTGCCCTTGACCTTTATAAAAGCGCAAAGGTTCAAAGCCGCCAGATCGTTCAGTATCGTATTCTAAAAAGTAACCATCATAATCTGTTTGCCCAAACAATTCCTTAGCTACCGGCTCATAGGCTCCGCTCCCAGCAAAAGTAGAGGCATAATTACCCCGACAAATATGGGTTGTAATAACCAGATCAGCTGGTTTATCTTTTAAAATAGCTTGTACATTTTTTGCGGATAATTCTTT from the Carnobacterium inhibens subsp. inhibens DSM 13024 genome contains:
- a CDS encoding MetQ/NlpA family ABC transporter substrate-binding protein, with the translated sequence MKKRQSILSFILITTTLVLGACSSTEGASENASSKKDGSNESQPIVVGSQAADFQIWEFIAQSDVAKEAGITLEVEEVIGGPQLNTATVEGEVDVNAFQSWAYLESFNEESGSDLTAFATTYLEPMGIYSDKVDSIEDVTEGSVVAIADNPSNASRGLLLLEAAGLITLSDDFDTLGTTSDIINNPKNLTFVEIDDTTGPRVMQDVDLVLIGNTIALEGGLNVLEDSIFHEEINDETKANVNILVTQNENATNKDILKLGELYHSEEVQEYIEEQFDGTKVPIQKDISYLEE
- a CDS encoding SDR family NAD(P)-dependent oxidoreductase, translating into MIGIDLTGKVALVTGGKSGIGKAIVDLFLEAGAIVVSGDLNYEKGFKLETDRFAVSKLNVASEESVNVWLKSTLETFGEIDILVNSAGISTMDLVVDSQVPDWDKVMDVNAKGTFLTSKNVGKLMQKVGNGGRIIQIASQAGKNGYTALGTYTASKHAVLGLTKTMAKELAKDNILVNAVCPGIVETDMKHRERVEGGLIRSMTPEEIYAEDCLQIPLGRTAEAAEVANVVLFLASPLATYMTGQAINVTGGMTMH
- a CDS encoding S-ribosylhomocysteine lyase, whose protein sequence is MAKVESFELDHNLVKAPYLRVAGVEKNDKGSTVQKYDLRFLQPNQDALPTGALHTLEHLLATYLRDELDGIIDISPMGCRTGFYLIKWEEDSPEVVVEALEKTLQRILDTEEVPAVSQISCGNYKDHSLFSAKEYAKNVLEKGLSRDPFERTFA